From a region of the Zingiber officinale cultivar Zhangliang chromosome 10B, Zo_v1.1, whole genome shotgun sequence genome:
- the LOC122028577 gene encoding glutathione transferase GST 23-like: protein MVAAAAEVKLLGMWASPSVRRVEWGLQMKGIEYEYVEEDLANKSAALLRHNPVHKQVPVLLHGDRAVTDSLLILEYIDETWVGRPLLPRDPYRRASARFWAKFAEENCREATKKAFFERGEERSEAIEQLREQLQRLDEELEGKKFFGGVEIGFADLAVGWMAFWLGVSEEVAGFTVVDAKKLPRFAEWMDDFLRVPVIRDNLPPREKTVEFFRYYRDQQLAAAAAAK, encoded by the exons ATGGTGGCGGCGGCTGCGGAGGTGAAACTCTTGGGGATGTGGGCGAGTCCGTCAGTACGGCGCGTCGAGTGGGGGCTGCAGATGAAAGGCATCGAGTACGAGTACGTGGAGGAAGACCTCGCCAACAAGAGCGCCGCCTTGCTCCGCCATAACCCCGTCCACAAGCAGGTCCCCGTGCTCCTCCACGGTGACCGCGCCGTCACTGACTCTCTCCTCATACTCGAGTACATCGACGAGACATGGGTGGGGAGGCCACTGCTGCCCCGGGACCCCTACCGTCGTGCCTCGGCGCGCTTCTGGGCTAAATTCGCAGAAGAAAAT TGTCGTGAAGCGACGAAGAAAGCTTTCTTCGAGAGGGGCGAGGAGCGGTCGGAAGCAATAGAGCAATTAAGAGAACAATTGCAGAGGTTGGACGAGGAGCTCGAGGGAAAGAAGTTCTTCGGCGGCGTGGAGATCGGGTTCGCAGACTTGGCCGTCGGATGGATGGCGTTCTGGCTGGGGGTATCGGAGGAGGTGGCCGGTTTCACGGTGGTGGACGCCAAGAAGCTGCCACGGTTCGCCGAGTGGATGGACGACTTCCTCCGCGTTCCCGTGATCAGGGACAACCTGCCACCTCGCGAAAAAACGGTGGAATTTTTCCGCTACTACCGCGACCAACAgttggccgccgccgccgccgccaagtGA